In Panulirus ornatus isolate Po-2019 chromosome 30, ASM3632096v1, whole genome shotgun sequence, a single genomic region encodes these proteins:
- the LOC139758562 gene encoding uncharacterized protein, producing the protein MELEKGVAEVNYTVRIPHISSYKELSQAFTADFPLSVNGLHTSWRLTITPFLKDGGCDSQKPVNRNIGISLRCLKCNVNHPDMEIYCSVSGRDQHEKQLTQDHGDELRWQGILVPRLALGIFKLLVDDQLTARLRFVVKGSDMERAVPSVENLTRHLRELHKTGMYSDMEVITSEGSTFPAHRAILHARSSLLQKAAVTKRRGIDIATTTSLEPDTKDEFHHPSCSDTPINSTFGSVSSGYESVAFPSPDSSQKSIPSPLSSPARGHKSPVKMSRVTTPTSRVHCGPHAMASPGKLPSTPTKQSYSSSRTPSSKRLLTPTKISPTKRFLTPSRMSSGRRMNNPSASSPVKRPIAPLDTATPRRRLYHHQNEGLKDDLPHPASLRADSPSVRLGRCSFSSVERTPLRELNQQQVGGSWEELTVRVNMSATVTQQLLEWIYTGEEK; encoded by the coding sequence ATGGAGCTGGAGAAGGGCGTGGCTGAGGTAAACTACACTGTCAGGATCCCCCACATCTCGAGCTACAAGGAACTGAGTCAAGCCTTCACCGctgacttccctctctctgtGAACGGTCTCCACACCTCCTGGCGCTTGACTATTACACCGTTTCTCAAAGATGGTGGGTGTGACAGCCAAAAGCCTGTCAATCGTAACATTGGCATATCGCTAAGGTGCTTAAAGTGTAACGTAAATCATCCTGATATGGAAATATACTGTAGCGTGTCAGGTAGGGATCAGCACGAGAAACAGTTAACTCAGGATCATGGCGACGAACTGAGATGGCAAGGTATTCTGGTACCACGGCTGGCCCTCGGGATCTTCAAACTCCTAGTGGATGACCAGCTGACGGCAAGGTTGCGCTTTGTGGTGAAAGGATCAGATATGGAGAGAGCGGTGCCTTCCGTTGAGAACCTCACCCGTCACTTGAGGGAGCTGCATAAGACGGGGATGTACAGCGACATGGAAGTTATCACCAGCGAAGGTTCTACGTTTCCCGCCCATCGCGCTATACTGCACGCCCGCTCTAGCCTCCTACAGAAAGCCGCGGTGACGAAGAGGCGCGGAATCGACATCGCAACCACGACATCTCTAGAGCCAGACACGAAAGATGAGTTCCACCACCCATCGTGTTCGGACAcccccattaacagcacgtttgGCAGCGTGTCATCTGGTTACGAGTCGGTTGCTTTCCCGTCTCCCGATTCTTCCCAGAAGAGCATTCCGTCCCCGCTGTCATCTCCCGCTAGAGGACACAAATCACCAGTGAAAATGTCTCGCGTGACCACACCGACCTCCAGGGTTCATTGCGGTCCACACGCCATGGCTTCCCCTGGTAAGCTTCCCTCCACGCCCACCAAGCAGTCCTACAGTTCAAGCCGGACACCGTCCAGCAAACGTCTTTTGACTCCCACCAAAATATCGCCGACCAAGCGTTTCTTGACCCCCAGCAGAATGTCGTCCGGTAGGAGAATGAATAACCCAAGTGCCTCCTCCCCTGTGAAGCGGCCTATCGCCCCCCTAGATACAGCCACACCCCGCAGGAGACTTTACCACCATCAAAACGAGGGTCTCAAGGATGACCTGCCACATCCAGCAAGCCTCCGGGCAGACTCTCCCTCAGTTCGCCTCGGTCGCTGCTCCTTCAGTAGTGTAGAAAGGACACCACTGAGAGAGCTGAACCAGCAGCAGGTGGGAGGCTCCTGGGAGGAGTTGACCGTGAGAGTTAACATGTCGGCCACTGTCACCCAACAGCTCTTGGAATGGATCTACACAGGTGAGGAGAAATGA